The Pediococcus inopinatus genome has a window encoding:
- a CDS encoding acyl-phosphate glycerol 3-phosphate acyltransferase has protein sequence MTKRTSKVFTYHDFDDDVVFTKNQNATIPEGYIWLHQNWFYRVTATVVYWVAVVVSFVYCRLYLRTSFRNKRCLRTQGKRGAFIYANHTQPTGDALLPMLVAIPRRAYPIAEPANLGIPIVGRLLAMGGALILPAKLSQMIQFQRAMNARLDQHQRVFIYPEAHVWPYYTKIRPFPVGAFHYPVAADLPSYSMTITYQKGRLLSRPKEVVYFDGPFMPDKSLPRKQRQQKLHDQIHAQMVTRSHQSNVSFMTYQHQSH, from the coding sequence ATGACTAAACGGACATCAAAAGTGTTTACGTATCATGATTTTGATGATGACGTGGTCTTTACCAAAAATCAAAATGCCACCATTCCTGAGGGCTACATTTGGCTGCATCAAAATTGGTTTTACCGCGTAACGGCGACGGTCGTCTACTGGGTGGCGGTTGTTGTCAGCTTCGTTTATTGTCGGCTGTATTTGCGGACGTCTTTTCGAAACAAACGGTGTCTGCGCACCCAAGGCAAACGGGGCGCCTTCATTTATGCCAACCATACCCAGCCGACGGGGGATGCACTTTTACCGATGCTGGTCGCAATACCCCGGCGGGCGTATCCGATTGCGGAACCTGCCAACCTTGGTATTCCAATCGTCGGTCGTCTCTTGGCGATGGGTGGTGCGTTGATCCTACCCGCGAAATTATCACAAATGATCCAATTCCAGCGGGCGATGAATGCTCGATTGGACCAGCATCAACGAGTGTTTATCTATCCCGAAGCCCATGTTTGGCCGTATTACACCAAGATTCGTCCGTTTCCAGTTGGCGCATTCCATTATCCAGTCGCTGCCGACCTGCCCAGCTACAGCATGACGATTACATATCAAAAAGGCCGACTGTTGAGCCGACCCAAGGAGGTGGTATACTTCGACGGTCCGTTTATGCCGGACAAGTCACTTCCGCGTAAACAACGCCAACAAAAACTCCACGATCAGATTCATGCCCAAATGGTGACCCGCAGTCACCAAAGCAACGTGTCATTTATGACCTACCAGCATCAATCACATTAA
- a CDS encoding ABC transporter ATP-binding protein, with amino-acid sequence MQAQSKNNTKFNFKTFMGLINRIHPRYWQLLLGFFLGVVATAMQLMVPGIAKGIINSIGHSMDVGLIVAVILLFVFSTIIGAFSGSILGFFGEDVVYKLRTTLWDKILTLPVGYFDQTKSGEITSRLVNDSTQVKELLANSVPKTATSILQLVGALVLMLIMDWRMAIIMFIAVPLVLICLLPIVRQSHKVARARQDALADLNGKAGEMLGEVRLVKSSTAENLERTAGDKRMYRLYRIGLKEAIYDSIAGPVMGMVMMAMVLGILGYGAIRVREGAIDIGTLFSFLMYLVQMISPFAVLGQFMSDVAKASGSTTRIQALLQTHEEDRLTGTDLDIGDQTLQMNHVSFSYDQHHPILSDVSFTAEPNSVIAFAGPSGGGKSTIFSLIERFYEPNEGSITIGNTNITDIQLADWRQQIGLVGQDAAIMSGTIRYNLTYGLPGHFSDEQLWHVLEMAYATQFVQKMPRGLDTEVGERGVKVSGGQRQRLAIARAFLRNPKILMLDEATASLDSESEMMVQKALDQLMANRTTLVIAHRLSTITNADEIYFIENGRVTGQGTHQQLVKTTPLYREYVKNQSATSNG; translated from the coding sequence ATGCAAGCTCAGTCCAAGAACAATACCAAGTTTAACTTTAAAACATTTATGGGCCTAATCAACCGAATTCACCCCCGTTACTGGCAACTGCTGCTTGGCTTTTTTCTAGGAGTTGTCGCAACGGCGATGCAATTGATGGTTCCCGGCATCGCCAAGGGGATCATCAACTCAATCGGTCATTCAATGGATGTCGGCCTAATCGTTGCCGTCATTTTACTATTCGTTTTCAGTACCATTATTGGAGCCTTTTCCGGCAGTATTTTAGGCTTCTTCGGTGAAGACGTCGTCTATAAGCTGCGAACAACACTTTGGGATAAAATCTTAACCCTGCCGGTGGGTTATTTTGACCAAACCAAATCTGGCGAAATAACGTCCAGGTTGGTCAATGATTCCACACAGGTCAAGGAACTGTTGGCCAATTCGGTTCCCAAAACCGCAACTTCGATTCTGCAACTGGTTGGCGCATTGGTCTTAATGCTCATCATGGACTGGCGGATGGCTATCATTATGTTTATCGCCGTTCCGCTCGTCTTGATCTGCCTGCTGCCAATTGTCCGCCAATCCCACAAAGTTGCCAGAGCGAGACAGGACGCACTGGCAGATCTCAATGGTAAAGCCGGTGAAATGCTGGGCGAAGTCCGTCTAGTCAAATCGTCTACCGCAGAAAACTTAGAACGAACAGCCGGCGATAAACGGATGTATCGCCTTTATCGCATCGGGTTAAAAGAAGCGATCTATGATTCAATTGCCGGACCTGTAATGGGCATGGTCATGATGGCCATGGTCCTGGGAATTCTGGGCTATGGTGCGATCCGGGTTCGGGAAGGTGCCATTGATATTGGGACCTTATTTTCATTTCTGATGTACCTGGTTCAAATGATTAGTCCATTTGCGGTTCTCGGCCAATTCATGTCTGATGTTGCCAAGGCAAGTGGCTCAACCACTCGAATCCAGGCATTATTGCAAACTCATGAAGAAGATCGTCTGACTGGAACGGATTTGGATATTGGCGATCAAACACTTCAGATGAACCACGTCAGTTTTTCTTATGATCAGCATCACCCCATTTTATCCGACGTGTCGTTTACGGCAGAACCCAATTCGGTCATTGCCTTTGCCGGACCATCCGGCGGTGGCAAATCAACCATTTTCAGCTTAATTGAACGTTTTTATGAACCTAACGAGGGCAGCATCACGATTGGCAATACCAATATTACTGATATTCAACTTGCCGATTGGCGCCAGCAAATCGGCCTGGTCGGCCAAGACGCTGCGATCATGTCTGGAACGATTCGTTACAATTTAACCTATGGTTTGCCGGGGCATTTTTCCGATGAACAGCTTTGGCATGTCTTGGAAATGGCTTACGCAACGCAATTTGTCCAGAAGATGCCTCGGGGCTTGGACACGGAAGTCGGTGAGCGTGGAGTCAAGGTATCGGGGGGCCAACGCCAACGATTGGCGATTGCCCGGGCCTTCCTGCGTAATCCAAAAATCTTAATGTTGGATGAAGCAACGGCGAGCCTGGATTCTGAGTCCGAAATGATGGTCCAAAAAGCGCTGGACCAGTTGATGGCCAATCGAACAACATTGGTGATCGCCCACAGGCTAAGCACAATTACCAACGCCGACGAAATTTATTTCATAGAAAACGGCAGGGTAACGGGCCAGGGAACCCACCAACAGTTAGTGAAAACGACTCCTTTGTATAGGGAGTATGTGAAAAATCAGAGCGCGACGAGCAACGGGTGA
- a CDS encoding site-specific DNA-methyltransferase: protein MTKLFKDPLIHKNYVEKIADTEVFRLNQFIEMFEYKEFWENSYTKYTNKIGLTANGKFIDESADVVLDFPFKDTVLKAGMTKEDLDKDESADEPFLNEIIAKPELVAISLEI, encoded by the coding sequence ATGACAAAGCTATTTAAAGATCCTTTAATACATAAAAATTATGTAGAAAAAATTGCTGACACTGAAGTATTTAGACTCAATCAATTTATTGAAATGTTTGAATATAAAGAATTTTGGGAAAACAGTTACACCAAATATACAAATAAAATTGGTTTAACAGCTAATGGAAAATTTATTGATGAATCTGCTGATGTTGTTTTGGATTTTCCCTTTAAAGATACTGTTTTAAAAGCTGGTATGACTAAAGAAGATCTGGATAAAGATGAATCTGCTGATGAACCATTTTTAAACGAAATCATTGCTAAACCTGAATTGGTTGCCATTTCTCTGGAAATATGA